In Thermoleophilaceae bacterium, one DNA window encodes the following:
- a CDS encoding GntR family transcriptional regulator: MIEFHLETRSGIPTYLQLVQQVRQAVRLGILRPGDQLPTVKEVVSSLAINPNTVLRAYRELDLEGLVEARRGVGTFIAEDVAPLPPDDVKVLRKELERWVSRARAAGLDDENLAALFADTVRPPAVTRVA, from the coding sequence GTGATCGAGTTCCATCTGGAAACGCGGTCGGGGATCCCCACCTATCTCCAGCTCGTCCAGCAGGTGCGCCAAGCGGTGCGGCTCGGCATCCTCCGACCCGGCGATCAGCTGCCCACCGTGAAGGAGGTGGTGAGCAGCCTCGCCATCAACCCGAACACGGTGCTGAGGGCTTACCGCGAGCTCGACCTCGAGGGGCTCGTGGAGGCCCGCCGCGGGGTCGGCACGTTCATCGCGGAGGACGTCGCGCCACTGCCGCCCGATGACGTGAAGGTGCTGCGCAAGGAGCTCGAGCGCTGGGTGTCCCGGGCGCGTGCCGCCGGTCTGGATGACGAGAACCTGGCGGCGCTGTTCGCGGACACGGTTCGTCCGCCGGCCGTTACGAGGGTCGCATGA